A genome region from Ptiloglossa arizonensis isolate GNS036 chromosome 4, iyPtiAriz1_principal, whole genome shotgun sequence includes the following:
- the LOC143146335 gene encoding putative Rho GTPase-activating protein CG5521 isoform X1, with product MFSKKLHVDVKKSTLKIQDVKKDSATRFKHLKIVLENVDTDEAKGFFEGNFSHVYFILYDCFVSAEANLRQRVHKAHREELEQVLQLLEKVLILLPELLNRRWQCHSLARILQKLLHPGNSWKLRRQAVRYFILWYQALGENAPEHIHQMFASLVPGFPPQQPSPYKSERKVDGKKEKLAKVTGCDDKDKKEFYDTQLSQSTFHDNASNQCPVTPVDGGPILPPQSGEKPLDNETVRFLEALLEFMVTQVIKIEWRDKSSRQHKTFQFLLERFKVAYLRHICPDFDDNFSLYKPNLELPTMRKPTNQSQDNYVLCKVALIKWIASFTHIARKDGLFAHLSHSTTPNEESTDSELRRVSVTQNSTDSTLLSPESTVSQQENQNQEDNTVSAVTLVREVLYSNRDNVNFVHELYRQAFLLDFNHAGAIRKAIAVYKDWIQMNELPPFMLESLDSHKERDLDDTFKKDASDIDRSPSESYRQTRLRNDSYLGAIHRENLFIRAGLQNVLQVFITQASNVFFLEHSGPNASPTLLEEQTDSCKRVLNVYRYVVMHSRLEPGTWEQLLRVLLQITSLVLNEKLSRRKAQESIGGKLAPAIFQTLIVTWIKANLNVIISTQLWDQFLDVLTSLTQWEELIREWAKTLDTLTRVLARHVYNLDLNDLPLDRLSEQKTKRRRGVGSRAASTGSVQPPRKGSVDQENNVVSKENVTDHPMRDLRKVRPLPRSASDNTIYNGKARTKLQRNRTHTVHSGIPVLPLSIEQDMARLLSSGSTSSSGAGRKMLPNRRAKSLDSIIIVDSEPPSPRCPSPTPSSGVDSNKDSPIQIENIDGSSIDTNDASERRSVMAGGGVRGWLPDVAVVLWRRMLSALGDVNNIQDPSLHGQVMDYLVQLTQTLIKIRLNQGVSGDNQVTPPAPELIPPLTVIAPWCFKAIQLPDQYEVGKLAAYRLICLLTVQPQDINLPKQHLTLFYRAVHNGIVSNESKVLHVLVKYTGPRLFSLNLPGSSLLILDYIHAANVILSSQDIEAPRTEAVSIIGSLLSLPATTIKLPVLQPTPTDILTMTCPDAKEHIITILLRSCRREPTGIARCVALSSIAMFVYRELCFKNQHPRIPESVTVLLLALRASHAIVAQVACDSLLLLCDKADTLLELYPNVPSKIIQILSETLGYMSTRDRRGPLTISMLFCLGEWAMHLGPDVLLRVFQGKPLLMTLFTVLDNIVQDKVTKGQLSQSGKNHEDEDDDFDPDINLDNLADETCAKSPRRGNIQSVQLAAKMVMMHLINHLGHFPMGIGAARLSSLVVELDDVPGIDGDELSSAIFHAPNIQLLMLSNSVIMSLVELAALDAPGGGVTAGLTTAPSLVRVLLRDLAGKASWDSSILYSQPSIEDDVLITFTKHVEWKTKIHCDDLSSVTTSQACTPRHTIRHREPHILPTFANGASDMDNLDDLLQYIGHTSPEVLTNPEIALNAPANSPQGHYLESETIATILSQRNAEQEHINNWNQHISMCATAISPPSCRPPPAPFHHCRLLFSHLGLSGWEQRRKLHLLSKNEKLLRELRNLDSQRSRETHKIAVIYVSQGQEDKNSILSNVTASKEYENFIAKLAWEVELESHTGFLGGLVPGKASGVTAPYFATSFTEILFHVATRMPSDSPESLLQKTRHLGNDEIHIVWSEHWRDYRRDIIPTEFCDVLIVIYPLHNKLYRIQISRKSEIPFFGPLFDECIVEDKVLPGLVRTTALAASRAKRSTLTLYQHYYEERARSIDTVMRNHKEATTFEEFTANVYSPVQPPSPFSGASSVSGSTTSVQSTASSNLAAALIDSHQGRSGLRSSSATSSDNRANRVLHNLFRVSDGSRVWFSNDTPESTALHGISPRPVKKMSFKTGPKQRASTQPTPPDSPRYK from the exons ATGTTCAGCAAAAAACTTCATGTAGACGTCAAAAAGTCAACACTGAAGATTCAGGATGTTAAAAAGGATAGCGCGACTCGGTTCAAGCACCTTAAGATCGTACTAG AAAATGTGGACACTGATGAGGCAAAGGGGTTTTTTGAAGGCAACTTCAGTCATGTCTATTTTATTCTGTATGATTGCTTTGTGTCAGCTGAAGCAAACTTACGGCAACGAG TGCATAAAGCACATAGGGAGGAATTGGAGCAGGTATTACAGCTCTTAGAGAAAGTTTTGATACTTCTCCCTGAACTTCTTAATAGAAGATGGCAATGTCACAGTCTGGCAAGGATTTTGCAGAAACTTTTACATCCTGGTAATAGTTGGAAACTCCGTAGACAAGCTGTGAG gtATTTCATTTTATGGTACCAAGCGCTTGGCGAAAATGCACCTGAGCATATACATCAAATGTTTGCAAGTTTGGTACCAGGGTTTCCACCTCAACAGCCATCTCCTTACAAGTCTGAACGTAAGGTAGatgggaagaaagaaaaacttgCAAAAGTAACTGGTTGTGATGATAAAGATAAGAAAGAATTTTATGATACACAATTGTCACAAAGTACTTTTCATGACAATGCCTCGAACCAGTGTCCTGTCACTCCAGTTGACGGTGGACCTATTTTACCCCCACAAAGTGGAGAAAAGCCTCTTGATAATGAGACTGTTCGATTTTTAGAAGCATTACTTGAATTTATGGTTACTCAG GTTATAAAGATAGAATGGCGAGATAAATCTTCACGACAGCACAagacttttcaatttttattagaacGTTTTAAAGTTGCATACCTTCGTCATATTTGTCCCGATTTCGACGATAATTTCTCTTTGTACAAACCTAATTTAGAATTGCCTACGATGCGTAAACCAACGAATCAAAGTCAGGATAATTATGTACTGTGTAAAGTTGCATTGATAAAATGGATCGCCAGTTTTACGCATATCGCTAGAAAAGATGGTCTTTTCGCACATCTTTCACATAG CACAACTCCAAACGAAGAAAGCACGGATTCGGAACTTCGTCGCGTTTCAGTTACTCAGAATTCGACTGATTCAACTTTATTATCGCCTGAATCAACTGTGTCTCAACAAGAGAATCAAAATCAGGAAGATAATACCGTTTCGGCTGTTACTTTGGTCAGGGAAGTTCTGTACAGTAACAGAGATAATGTGAATTTTGTACATGAATTGTATAGACAAGCATTTCTTCTGGACTTTAATCATGCTGGTGCTATAAGAAAAGCCATAGCTGTTTATAAAGATTGGATTCAAATGAAT GAGCTTCCTCCATTTATGTTAGAATCATTGGATAGTCACAAAGAAAGAGATTTAGATGATACTTTCAAAAAGGATGCGAGTGATATTGATAGAAGTCCATCTGAATCTTATCGTCAAACGAGATTGAGAAACGATTCTTACCTCGGTGCTATACACagggaaaatttgtttataagaGCGGGATTACAAAATGTTCTACAAGTATTCATTACACAAGCTTCTAATGTATTCTTCTTAGAACATTCTGGACCAAATGCATCTCCAACATTACTCGAAGAACAAACAGATAGTTGCAAAAGAGTTTTAAACGTTTATCGCTATGTCGTTATGCATTCTAGATTAGAACCGGGCACTTGGGAACAGTTGCTTag GGTATTGCTACAAATAACGTCACTTGttttgaatgaaaaattgtcTCGGCGCAAAGCTCAAGAAAGCATTGGCGGCAAACTTGCACCTGCCATATTTCAAACCTTAATTGTCACGTGGATTAAAGCCAATCTAAATGTCATTATTTCTACTCAGTTATGGGATCAGTTTCTGGATGTATTGACATCTTTAACGCAATGGGAAGAGTTAATTCGAGAGTGGGCA AAAACGCTGGACACTCTGACAAGGGTGCTTGCCAGGCACGTGTACAACTTGGATTTAAATGACCTGCCATTGGATAGATTGAGCGAGCAAAAGACTAAAAGGCGTCGTGGTGTTGGAAGTCGTGCTGCCTCTACAGGAAGTGTACAACCACCTCGTAAAGGAAGTGTTGATCAAGAAAATAATGTCGTATCTAAAGAAAATGTTACGg aTCATCCAATGCGAGACTTGAGAAAAGTACGACCTTTACCGCGCAGTGCAAGCGACAACACAATATACAATGGAAAAGCTCGTACGAAACTTCAAAGAaatcgtacgcataccgtacaTAGCGGCATTCCTG TACTCCCCCTATCGATAGAGCAAGACATGGCGCGACTATTGTCAAGCGGTTCCACTTCATCGTCAGGAGCTGGCCGAAAAATGTTACCAAACAGGCGTGCTAAATCATTGGATAGCATTATCATTGTCGATAGTGAACCACCATCCCCGCGATGCCCTTCTCCGACGCCGAGCAGCGGAGTTGACAGCAACAAAGACAGTCCAATACAAATAGAAAACATTGACGGCAGTAGTATCG ACACAAatgatgcatcagaaaggagaTCTGTTATGGCAGGTGGTGGTGTTCGCGGATGGTTACCCGACGTAGCAGTCGTATTATGGCGACGTATGTTATCAGCATTAGGGGATGTAAATAACATTCAAGATCCTTCTCTGCACGGTCAAGTTATGGATTACCTCGTTCAACTTACGCAAACACTTATAAAA ATTCGTTTAAATCAAGGTGTATCTGGAGACAATCAAGTAACTCCACCAGCTCCAGAACTCATACCTCCATTAACAGTCATTGCTCCATGGTGTTTCAAG GCAATACAACTTCCGGATCAGTACGAAGTTGGTAAATTAGCAGCGTACCGTTTGATCTGTCTTTTGACAGTTCAGCCGCAGGATATCAATTTACCAAAACAACACTTGACCCTTTTTTATCGTGCGGTTCACAACGGTATCGTCAGTAATGAGAGTAAAGTTCTGCATGTACTGGTCAAGTATACTGGACCTAGGTTGTTCAGTTTGAATCTTCCCGGTTCTAGCCTACTGATCTTAGATTACATTCATGCTGCTAATGTAATATTAAGTAGTCAGGATATTGAG GCACCGAGAACAGAAGCTGTCTCAATAATTGGATCATTATTGTCATTACCTGCTACTACAATTAAATTGCCTGTATTGCAGCCTACCCCAACAGATATTTTAACTATGACGTGTCCAGACGCAAAG GAACATATAATCACGATTCTCTTAAGAAGTTGTAGGCGTGAACCAACTGGTATCGCAAGGTGCGTGGCTCTTTCAAGCATTGCAATGTTTGTGTATAGAGAACTGTGCTTCAAGAATCAACATCCGAGGATTCCAGAATCTGTTACAGTTCTCCTTTTAGCGCTCAGA GCCAGTCATGCTATTGTTGCTCAAGTGGCATGTGATTCTCTTCTTTTATTGTGCGACAAAGCAGACACCCTTTTGGAGCTGTATCCAAATGTGCCATCTAAAATAATTCAA ATTTTATCAGAAACTCTTGGGTATATGAGTACTCGGGATAGACGTGGGCCTTTGACAATATCAATGTTATTCTGCTTGGGCGAGTGGGCTATGCATCTAGGTCCAGATGTCTTGTTACGCGTATTTCAAGGAAAACCTCTGCTAATGACCTTATTTACG GTATTGGATAATATAGTGCAAGATAAAGTCACTAAAGGTCAGTTATCTCAGTCAGGTAAAAATCATGAAGACGAAGATGATGATTTTGATCCTGATATTAATTTGGACAACTTAGCCGATGAAACCTGTGCTAAATCGCCTCGTCGAGGCAATATTCAGTCTGTTCAATTAGCGGCAAAAATG GTAATGATGCATTTAATAAATCATTTGGGACATTTTCCAATGGGTATTGGAGCTGCACGATTGTCTTCATTAGTTGTCGAATTAGATGACGTACCAGGAATAGACGGAGATGAATTGTCATCTGCTATTTTCCATGCACCAAATATACAATTATTGATGTTGTCAAACTCTGTAATAATGTCACTTGTTGAACTAGCCGCTTTGGATGCACCTGGCGGTGGCGTCACTGCTGGGTTAACAACAGCTCCATCGTTGGTTAGAGTTTTGTTGCGAGATTTGGCAGGGAAAGCATCTTGGGATAGTTCCATTTTATATAGTCAACCGTCGATTGAGGATGATGTTCTGATTACATTTACAAAGCATG TTGAATggaaaacaaaaatacattgcGACGATTTGAGCAGTGTTACGACGTCTCAAGCATGTACACCTCGACATACGATACGACATCGTGAACCTCATATATTGCCTACGTTTGCAAACGGTGCGAGCGATATGGATAACTTGGACGAT cTTTTGCAATATATAGGACACACAAGTCCTGAAGTATTAACCAATCCAGAAATCGCACTTAACGCGCCTGCTAATTCACCACAGGGACATTATCTTGAAAGTGAAACCATCGCGACCATTCTCAGTCAAAGGAATGCAGAACAAGAGCATATCAATAATTGGAACCAGCATATTAG CATGTGTGCAACCGCAATAAGTCCACCATCCTGTCGTCCACCCCCAGCGCCATTCCACCACTGCCGCCTTTTATTTTCGCATCTAGGTCTGTCGGGTTGGGAACAACGCAGAAAATTGCATTTATTGTCCAAAAATGAAAAGCTTTTACGAGAACTGCGAAATCTGGACAGTCAGAGGTCAAGGGAAACACATAAAATAGCAGTGATTTACGTTAGCCAGGGTCAGGAGGATAAGAATTCTATATTAAGCAATGTCACTGCTAGCAAAGAATACGAGAACTTTATCGCGAAACTAGCTTGGGAAGTTGAACTTGAATCGCATACAGGTTTTCTCGGAGGTCTTGTGCCTGGAAAAGCGTCTGGCGTTACTGCGCCCTATTTTGCTACATCTTTCACCGAAATTCTCTTTCACGTAGCAACGAGAATGCCGTCTGATAGTCCTGAAAGTCTGTTGCAaaag ACACGACATCTTGGCAATGATGAGATTCACATAGTTTGGTCAGAACATTGGAGAGATTATCGTAGGGACATTATACCAACCGAATTTTGTGATGTTTTAATAGTAATTTATCCTTTACACAACAAATTGTATAGAattcaaatttctcgaaaatcaGAGATCCCATTTTTTGGGCCTTTGTTTGATGAATGTATTGTGGAAGATAAAGTTTTACCGGGATTAGTGAGAACAACAGCGTTGGCAGCGAGTAGGGCAAAACGGTCTACGCTTACGTTGTATCAACATTA TTACGAAGAGAGAGCGAGGTCCATCGATACCGttatgagaaaccataaagaaGCGACCACGTTTGAAGAATTTACCGCTAACGTGTATTCTCCAGTGCAACCACCAAGTCCATTCAGTGGTGCTTCTTCTGTATCTG GATCTACAACAAGCGTGCAATCCACAGCATCGTCAAACCTCGCAGCAGCGCTTATAGATTCCCATCAGGGTCGATCCGGTCTGCGAAGTTCTTCAGCGACGAGCAGTGATAACCGCGCGAATAGAG TCTTACACAATCTATTCAGAG TTTCTGATGGAAGTAGAGTGTGGTTTAGCAACGACACTCCAGAAAGTACAGCACTCCATGGAATTTCACCTAGACCTGTAAAAAAGATGTCGTTCAAAACTGGACCGAAGCAAAGAGCAAGCACTCAACCTACACCACCTGACAGCCCAAGATATAAATAA